One Fusarium oxysporum f. sp. lycopersici 4287 chromosome 8, whole genome shotgun sequence genomic region harbors:
- a CDS encoding sulfate adenylyltransferase, producing the protein MPINLDVDQAQIDQLGIKAGARITLRDFRDDRNLAILTVEDVYRPDKVNEAKKVFGSDDDTHPGVKYLFDTAKEFYIGGKLEAINRLEHYDFLDLRFTPSELRAHFNKLGWQKVVAFQTRNPMHRAHRELTVRAARSQQANVLIQPVVGLTKPGDIDHFTRVRVYKALLPRYPNGMAALALLPLAMRMGGPREALWHAIIRKNHGATHFIVGRDHAGPGKNKQGKDHYGPYDAQVLVQEHQEELGIKMVEFQAMIYLPDSDEYLPINEIPEGTRTLNISGTELRHRLRTGKEIPEWFSYPEVVKVLREENPLPAEKGFTVFMTGYQNSGKDQIARALQATLNQGGGRPVSMLLGENVRHELSPELGFTRKDRDLNIQRIAFVASELTKAGAAVIAAPIAPFEEARKAARDLVEKSGPFFLVHVATPLEFCEKTDRKGVYAAARRGDIKNFTGVDDPYEAPAKPDLVVDLEKQNVRSIVHQIVLLLESNGLLDRL; encoded by the exons ATGCCTATCAACCTCGATGTTGACCAGGCCCAGATCGACCAGCTCGgtatcaaggctggtgcTCGCATCACTCTCCGCGATTTCCGTGACGACCGAAACCTTGCTATCCTGACTGTCGAGGATGTCTACCGACCTGACAA GGTcaacgaggccaagaaggtctTCGGCAGCGACGATGACACTCACCCCGGTGTCAAGTACCTCTTTGACACCGCTAAGGAGTTCTACATTGGTGGTAAGCTTGAGGCTATTAACCGTCTCGAGCACTACGATTTCCTCGACCTCCGAT TCACTCCCTCTGAGCTCCGCGCTCACTTCAACAAGCTCGGCTGGCAAAAGGTCGTCGCTTTCCAGACCCGAAACCCCATGCACCGAGCTCACCGTGAGTTGACGGTCCGCGCCGCCCGCTCCCAGCAGGCCAACGTCCTGATCCAGCCCGTCGTCGGTCTCACCAAGCCCGGTGACATTGACCACTTCACCCGTGTCCGTGTCTACAAGGCTCTCCTGCCCCGATACCCCAACGGCATGGCTGCCCTCGCTCTTCTGCCCCTCGCCATGCGAATGGGTGGTCCCCGTGAGGCTCTCTGGCACGCCATTATCCGAAAGAACCACGGTGCTACCCACTTCATCGTTGGCCGTGACCACGCCGGTCCTGGTAAGAACAAGCAGGGCAAGGACCACTACGGTCCTTATGATGCTCAGGTCCTCGTCCAGGAGCACCAGGAGGAGCTTGGTATCAAGATGGTCGAGTTCCAGGCCATGATCTACCTCCCCGACTCCGATGAGTACCTCCCCATCAACGAGATCCCCGAGGGCACTCGCACCCTCAACATCTCCGGTACTGAGCTCCGACACCGTCTCCGAACCGGCAAGGAGATCCCCGAGTGGTTCTCCTACCCCGAGGTCGTCAAGGTTCTTCGCGAGGAGAACCCTCTCCCTGCCGAGAAGGGTTTCACTGTTTTCATGACTGGTTACCAGAACAGCGGAAAGGACCAAATCGCTCGTGCTCTTCAGGCTACACTCAACCAGGGTGGTGGTCGCCCCGTGTCCATGCTTCTCGGTGAGAACGTGCGACACGAGCTCTCTCCTGAGCTTGGCTTCACCCGCAAGGACCGTGACCTCAACATCCAGCGCATTGCCTTTGTTGCCTCTGAGCTGACCAAGGCTGGTGCCGCTGTCATCGCCGCTCCTATTGCTCCTTTCGAGGAGGCTCGTAAGGCTGCCCGCGACCTCGTTGAGAAGTCCGGACCCTTCTTCCTTGTCCACGTTGCTACTCCTCTCGAGTTCTGTGAGAAGACTGACCGCAAGGGTGTCTATGCTGCTGCTCGCCGTGGTGATATCAAGAACTTCACCGGTGTCGATGACCCCTATGAGGCCCCTGCCAAGCCCGACCTCGTTGTCGACCTCGAGAAGCAGAACGTCCGATCCATTGTGCACCAGATTGTCCTGCTCCTCGAGAGCAACGGTCTCCTTGACCGCCTGTAA
- a CDS encoding sulfate adenylyltransferase, giving the protein MANTPHGGVLKDLFARDLPRQAELEAESQKLPALTLSERHLCDLELILNGGFSPLEGFLTEKDYNGVVENNRLADGALFSMPINLDVDQAQIDQLGIKAGARITLRDFRDDRNLAILTVEDVYRPDKVNEAKKVFGSDDDTHPGVKYLFDTAKEFYIGGKLEAINRLEHYDFLDLRFTPSELRAHFNKLGWQKVVAFQTRNPMHRAHRELTVRAARSQQANVLIQPVVGLTKPGDIDHFTRVRVYKALLPRYPNGMAALALLPLAMRMGGPREALWHAIIRKNHGATHFIVGRDHAGPGKNKQGKDHYGPYDAQVLVQEHQEELGIKMVEFQAMIYLPDSDEYLPINEIPEGTRTLNISGTELRHRLRTGKEIPEWFSYPEVVKVLREENPLPAEKGFTVFMTGYQNSGKDQIARALQATLNQGGGRPVSMLLGENVRHELSPELGFTRKDRDLNIQRIAFVASELTKAGAAVIAAPIAPFEEARKAARDLVEKSGPFFLVHVATPLEFCEKTDRKGVYAAARRGDIKNFTGVDDPYEAPAKPDLVVDLEKQNVRSIVHQIVLLLESNGLLDRL; this is encoded by the exons ATGGCCAACACTCCTCACGGTGGTGTCCTTAAGGACCTCTTCGCTCGCGATCTGCCTCGCCAGGCCGAGCTCGAGGCTGAGTCTCAGAAGCTCCCTGCTCTTACTCTCAGCGAGCGACACCTTTGCGATCTTGAGCTGATCCTCAACGGTGGCTTCTCTCCTCTCGAAG GTTTCTTGACTGAGAAGGACTACAATGG CGTCGTTGAGAACAACCGTCTCGCTGACGGCGCCCTCTTCTCCATGCCTATCAACCTCGATGTTGACCAGGCCCAGATCGACCAGCTCGgtatcaaggctggtgcTCGCATCACTCTCCGCGATTTCCGTGACGACCGAAACCTTGCTATCCTGACTGTCGAGGATGTCTACCGACCTGACAA GGTcaacgaggccaagaaggtctTCGGCAGCGACGATGACACTCACCCCGGTGTCAAGTACCTCTTTGACACCGCTAAGGAGTTCTACATTGGTGGTAAGCTTGAGGCTATTAACCGTCTCGAGCACTACGATTTCCTCGACCTCCGAT TCACTCCCTCTGAGCTCCGCGCTCACTTCAACAAGCTCGGCTGGCAAAAGGTCGTCGCTTTCCAGACCCGAAACCCCATGCACCGAGCTCACCGTGAGTTGACGGTCCGCGCCGCCCGCTCCCAGCAGGCCAACGTCCTGATCCAGCCCGTCGTCGGTCTCACCAAGCCCGGTGACATTGACCACTTCACCCGTGTCCGTGTCTACAAGGCTCTCCTGCCCCGATACCCCAACGGCATGGCTGCCCTCGCTCTTCTGCCCCTCGCCATGCGAATGGGTGGTCCCCGTGAGGCTCTCTGGCACGCCATTATCCGAAAGAACCACGGTGCTACCCACTTCATCGTTGGCCGTGACCACGCCGGTCCTGGTAAGAACAAGCAGGGCAAGGACCACTACGGTCCTTATGATGCTCAGGTCCTCGTCCAGGAGCACCAGGAGGAGCTTGGTATCAAGATGGTCGAGTTCCAGGCCATGATCTACCTCCCCGACTCCGATGAGTACCTCCCCATCAACGAGATCCCCGAGGGCACTCGCACCCTCAACATCTCCGGTACTGAGCTCCGACACCGTCTCCGAACCGGCAAGGAGATCCCCGAGTGGTTCTCCTACCCCGAGGTCGTCAAGGTTCTTCGCGAGGAGAACCCTCTCCCTGCCGAGAAGGGTTTCACTGTTTTCATGACTGGTTACCAGAACAGCGGAAAGGACCAAATCGCTCGTGCTCTTCAGGCTACACTCAACCAGGGTGGTGGTCGCCCCGTGTCCATGCTTCTCGGTGAGAACGTGCGACACGAGCTCTCTCCTGAGCTTGGCTTCACCCGCAAGGACCGTGACCTCAACATCCAGCGCATTGCCTTTGTTGCCTCTGAGCTGACCAAGGCTGGTGCCGCTGTCATCGCCGCTCCTATTGCTCCTTTCGAGGAGGCTCGTAAGGCTGCCCGCGACCTCGTTGAGAAGTCCGGACCCTTCTTCCTTGTCCACGTTGCTACTCCTCTCGAGTTCTGTGAGAAGACTGACCGCAAGGGTGTCTATGCTGCTGCTCGCCGTGGTGATATCAAGAACTTCACCGGTGTCGATGACCCCTATGAGGCCCCTGCCAAGCCCGACCTCGTTGTCGACCTCGAGAAGCAGAACGTCCGATCCATTGTGCACCAGATTGTCCTGCTCCTCGAGAGCAACGGTCTCCTTGACCGCCTGTAA
- a CDS encoding protein transporter Sec61 subunit gamma, protein MSDQVQEILEVPSEFVKDGVQFVRRCTKPDQKEFLRLCQAVGVGFLIMGAVGYVVKLVHIPLNHALVGSA, encoded by the exons ATGTCCGACCAGGTTCAAGAGATCCTCGAGGTTCCCTCCGAGTTCGTCAAGGACGGAGTTCAATTCGTGCGACGATGCACCAAGC CTGACCAGAAGGAGTTCCTACGACTCTGCCAGGCTGTTGGCGTTGGTTTCCTCATCATGGGCGCTGTTGGCTACGTTGTCAAGCTGG TGCACATTCCCCTCAACCACGCTCTCGTCGGTAGCGCATAA